The Anomaloglossus baeobatrachus isolate aAnoBae1 chromosome 5, aAnoBae1.hap1, whole genome shotgun sequence genome includes the window TCATTGAGGGCCCATTATCTGTTGATTGGTCCATCCATTCATTGATTTCATCAGTAATTCCATACAAACATCCATCCTTTCATCCATGGGTGTTACTCTTATTTGATCCATCAAGACTTACGATTCTCCTTCAAGTAGTCTACGATATGTCTCAATCTCCATTTCCAGTCGGGTCTTGATATCCAAAAGAATTGTGTATTCTGCATTCTGACGTTCTAGATCACTGCGTACTTGACTTAACTGTTCTTCAATATTTCCTACATAGCCTTGTAGTTGAGCCAACTGTGTACTGTAACAACGCTCTGTCTCCGCCAGTGAGCACTCCAAGGATGATTTCTGTTTGGGAAAGATGAAGCAACACAAAATATACATCATCTTGCAATATGTATCATTAATATTAGCAGTTAAAGAAGTCATAGTCATCATAATCACCATGGCCAGCTGTGCCTGGAGCTCAATCTCCAACTCTTGGATAGTTCGTCTAAGTTCACTGAGCTGGGATCTGTGGGACTCTACCATTTCACTTCTGTGAGAAATTTCTCTATTCAGTTCGGCACTCTACAAATATATAGAAAATATTTAGGAACATCTTGTGGGAAGCCATCTATACTCATCATCCTACTCTACATGTTCAATTTTACCTTTTCTTTGAACCATTCTTCAGCTTTCCTTCTGTTCTCTTCAGCAATGTCTTCATACTGAGTTCTCATGTCATTCAGGAGTTTGCCGAGATCTACTCCTGGAGCTGCATCCATCTCCACATTAATATCTCCCTTCTGTCCTCTCAATGCCTTCATTTCCTGGGATTGAGTTGGAAAATAGGGCAAAAAAATGAATTTACGAGGTCCAATAAACAAAAGTATGCAATATAGTTATAAAAGAAAAAGTATGAGGAAATGAATTCACACTGGAATTTCATATGCCAGTTTTAATTCTTTAGTGACGGTGAATTTTTCATCTTTACGCCTTTGTCTATTCCTCTACTTTTTTCGAGAACCATACCTTTCTTGTTTCTCTGTCAACAGAGCCATGTCAGGGTTTTGTGGTGGGAACAAGCTGTAGTTTTGAATAACATTATTAATTTCACCATACAAGGTAATGAAAAATGTGAAAAGAATTCAAGCGAGATAAACTCTTTAAAAAAAGAATTCGgccactaatttttggggtttatttttacTGCATTCATTGTGCAATTAAaatgcatatacgttttctgcaggtggacacccagatgtagCAGACTACTctttggtgtccgcctgcagaaagcgtatacgcccgaaaatagtgcaagacagagcacacattgactctgtctgctccattatagtcaatggccctatcggcgcatgcgtccgaagtaTGTTTTGCAGAGGTCTTTGGACGGAAGCTCCGACGGGATCACTGAACGGAGGTAAAAAcaaaatgtgaaagcggcctataTCCCATCTCCCCAATGAAAGCAATATGGATCCCTGACCCAATGTTCATGTTCATGGGGATATAGGGAAAACAAGTAGAAGCTAGGTTGAGCACCTTTACTACGCAATATGTGGCTGCAGTAGGGTTAAATCACTGTGATATATTGTAGCTCGCAGGTAAATCTAATCTATTATAACAACTAATTAATTTATTATTGTGCTCAAAGAAATAAATAAAGCGTATTTTGGTTTGAAATTATTTTGAAAGTATGATGCCAAGTTTTGTAAATGGTGGCTATATTTCTGCAAATCTTAGATAGCCCTAGGGAATGATGCTAGCCAGTTACCATTAGTACGAAGCATGTCTATCTTTCCTTCCAGTATATAAAAAACAATTTTACAGTGACTGAAAGTCATCAAAATGAAGGCAGACGTATAAGCTGAAGGATTTATACACTAGGAACTATAGTATATAGCTAAATCAATACCTCTTCATGGTTCTTCTTTAGACACTCAATCTCTTCCTTCAGACTTTCAAGCTGAGTTACAAGGTTGGCTTTAGTAAAGTTTAATTCATCTAATACTCTTCTTAGACCACAGATATCTGATTCCACAGTCTGATGAATGCTGGCCTCATTCTCATACCTGAAATGAAATCACTTATGCAGATCATTCAGATAGCGATAATATATGGGAAAATATAGTGAAGGTTAATTTGGCAAAAGACACGTAGCTTAAGCTGACCATGGACTTAATGGACCATGGACTTTCTCCAGCTCTGGAGATTTAGCTACAAAATCAACCTAGAGCAGCTGAGCTTTAGTGGTTCTTTAACACTTACAGAAATGTATGGGAGTTATAGAAACAGCATAGCACAGATTCTCTTGGCTGATTCTGTATCTCCACTTCCTCTGGTGATCAGAGCAGGACAGTTATTCCTGTCTCATCCATGAAAGGTTAGGATGGGAATAATCTCATGAAATAGGCTTCAGCCGATGCCTATTCAAACATTAGCTACTCCTTCTGACTCTACAAACAGTTGACTTGGGTATACTAATAAATTATAAACTGCATATGAGCcaccagtgtgatgcagcagcaaaaaaaggcaatcacagttctgggatgtattaCGAGAAGCATAGAgtcctctactcctctttggtcacaTCTCATCTGGAATACTTtgcccagttctgggcaccacattttaaaaaatacaTCGAAAAACTGGAgtaagttcagagaagagcaaccaggaTGGTGAGCTGGTTGCAAACTATGTCCTACGAGGAATGgttaaaggatctgggaatgtttgacttgcaaaaaagaaggctaaggggtacttctcatatagcgagatcgctagcgagatcgctgctgagtcacggtttttgtgacgtaccagtgaccttattagcaatctcgctgtgtgtgacactgagcagcgatctggcccctgctgtgaaatcgctgctcgttacacacagtgctggttcattttttggacgttgctctcccgctgtgaagcacacatcgctgtgtttgacagcgagagagcaacgatctgaatgagcagggagccggcgtctggaagctgcggtaagctgtaaccaaggtaaatattgggtaaccaagcgaagggcttaGCTTGGttgcccaatatttaccttggttactagcgtatgccactctcaggctgccagtgccgactccctgctccctgcacacgtagccagagtacacattgggtaaataagcgaagcggtttgcttattattctgatgtgtactctggctaggagtgcagggaaccagcgctaagcggtgtgcgatggtaaccaaggtaaatatcgggtaaccaagcgaagtgctttgcttggttacccgatatttaccttagttaccaagtgcagcatcgcttccacgcatcgctgctggctgagggctggtcactggtcactagtaagatctgcctgattgacagctcaccagcgaccatgtagcaacgcaccagcgatcctgaccaggtcagatcgctggtgggatcgctggagcatcgctaaagtgtaatGGTACCCTAAGACTGAATAGCTGTCTACAGATATTTGAAGTAATATCACAGTGTAGAGGAatcatccttattctcatttgcacatggaaacacgagacactacagattagatattagaaaaagacTTTTGCCAGTGAGGGTGATCaaggagtggaacaggctgccacgagaagtGGTGAGCTCTCCTTCAATGGAAATCTTTAAACACAGGCTGGACAGAtatctgtgtgggatgatatagtgaatcctgcaATGAGCAGGGGTGGGACACGATGACCCTGGAAGTCCCTTCCAACTGTAACATACTATGATTCTACATCACACCATGTTTTCTCCAATAGGCAGAGGGGAATAAGATATTTGGCAAGCGATTATCTCTCATAGGAAGAAAGGTTCTAATGTGTTATAATCCAACATGCCCAGACTTTTTTTTCCTTAAATCTGCTGTTTGAGGGATGTTCAGAGCCCCCACCCTTTATATAGCATGATCCATAATGTCCAAAATAGTTTCACAAACATTTATTTGATATTTATGGCCACATTTTTTATCTAAAACCAATTAGAACCAGTTAGAATGCTATATAAAGTGTAATATAATATAatcgatataaaaagtctacacacccctgttaaaatgccaggtttttgacTGTAAACAAATTATATCAAGAAGAATcatttatgaatttttttttatcctttaatgtcacccataatctgtatAAGTCAATTGAGAAACAAAAAATCATATTGaggggaaaataaaaataataaaaccaaAATAATAaggttgcataagtgtgaacaaTCACTTGTTTTGGGGATGTGGTTATGATCAGAATTACATAATCACTTTTAAATTTATGTAAAATAGCGGTCAGTACACAGCTGACATCATTCACAGTGATTCTGAATAACCCCATATAAAGTTTAACTTTTTTAGTAGAATTTTCCTGatattttcttagttgcattttacagaAAAAGCCATGGTCCATTcagaaacagcttacaacacagcaaagggatctcattgttgaaagttatcagtcaggagcagggtaccattttttttttccaaggcaTTAGATATACAATGGAtggtcactagagatgagtgaacccatggaaATTTAGTTCAGCAGGTTCAGCCATACTTTatgtaaagtttggtttgggaactGGATtagacctgaatcccaatggaaatcactaattgggcactCGCATGTTGTCAGCAATAAACAAATAACTTCCAGAAGCGGGTGGGCGggagtttccatttttttttttggtgcacactacattggataattctgttgttacccccagtgcacaccattcaaacactgcaagcggctcgcactaagctgagcaccaagcatacatgagcacagctaTGCTTGCGTGAGTGGTTTTCATATGTAAAGCATCTGAACTTcaaacctgaactctgttttttttgtaaagtctgtgtttggtatgaacaccgaacctcgggtttaaTCATCTAAAATGGTCACCAAGAAATGGCTTAAATTTGGCATAACAATAGCCGTAGCTTAAACTGGAAGCAGAAATTTCTGTCAAATACTGGTTGTGTACTACATTTGACAACAATCTTCCATGTTCTTTATATGTCTTGCTTGTGGTTAAGGGGTCAAGATGAAAGATTATTCATACAAAGAAAAATATCCAAGCCCggctatgttttgccaaaacctacTTAAAGTCTGCTAAAAACATGGGGGAAAACATGTTATGGTCTGATAAGAGCAAAATTTTACTTTTTGGCCACAATTCCAAAAGGTATGTTTGCCAGAAAACCGACACTGCACACTACCAAAAGAACTGCAGACCCCCAATGAAGCATGGTGGGTGACAGAATTATGCATTgtgacttttttttatatatatatattccacatATCCACTGTACTGCCAAAGAAAACCTATGCCAAAACTTACTTCATTCTGAAGTCTTCTGCTGCCAACTTGGCATTGTCTATCTGAAGGACTGTTCTGGCATTTTCAGTGCTTTCTGCTAAGATCTAAGGAGGAAAATAAAGAATCAATGAAAGTTGAGTGTCTAATATTGCTAGTTAAATATTATACACACAAGTATTGCCGTTCTTATCATATTCTTCCTATTATCACAAGGGAAGGTCAAAAACAGAATTCTGCAACTTAATGTTCCCTCTGAAGTGCTTTCAAATTTCAGGCTTCTTACTGAAATACACAATGATCTATGTTATGGTGGTGTAGCTCTTGGATCACTGAAATATTAACTTCTTATAATTAACTATTTGGTCAGGAAATTTTAAGCGGTCCTCTCTATGCTATTTAGATATGTTCTCCAGTATATATTGCATATTATCCTCCTTATCTCCTTTAGTGAGTCAGAAGTAGTGGCTTCCTTAACTAAAACCCTATTCTCCACTTTTGATATCCTAATTAGAAAAACAGATCTGCCCATAATGGGCCTGGCACTAAGAGTCATTTTGGAGTGATACATTGGGGTTAatatagattaatcatgtcataagTGCAAATAAGTAACTGACAAAAGTACATACACAAGATTTTTGACTTTCTTATATTATGGGGCAAGGATAAAGTGTGATGGCAGAGTGGCTTGTTGGTGAACTCCTGGCACTCTACTGTTGCCCCAGATGCCCCCATTAACTGCACTTAAATAAGACAAAATAAACTCTAATAGctgattacatgcattttttgtaaaaaaaataatttaaattgtGGCTTATAATTAAACTAAAGTACTAATTAAATACTATATAGAATAACTTAAAATAGTAAAAAATCAAAGAAACCTATTGTCCAAAAATGTACACAACTGCTTTATACTTTAATAAAGAATCTATGGTATCAATCCCTTATTTACCCTTTTTTTGAGGTCTTCAATGATGGCAAAATATTTGCTATAATCCTCAGGAACCATCTGCTGCTGGTGCTTAATGTACCATTCCTTGATCTTGGATTCAAGCTCAGCATTAGCATTTTCTAGGGATTTGACTTTGTCCAGGTAGGAAGCCAGTCGGACGTTGAGGTTTTGCATggtctccttctctcctccatgtAGAAGACCATCATTTCCACCTGCAAAGGCCAAGTTTCCAATTGCAAAGTGTTCAGATCCTTTAGCTAGGTCTAAAGTGAAAGAGTTGGCCCTGTGGCTACTGATGCCACCAAGAGATGCTCTGACAGATCCACTTTTCCAGTTACAAGACATAATGTTAAATGTGAGATGCTGACACCTGAAGAATCTTCTGATGTCTCAGCCTAGCTACCATGTACGTATTTATACTTGTCAAGGTGGGTGTAGTGTGCTTTTTTCTTAATGTTTTTTACCATAAAACAACTCATAAATCCTGATTGGATTAATATAAGTTGTATGTAAAACTTGTTTCCCCAATAAAACCGCCTCAGGCTGTCTGTATTTTGCCCATTGTTATTGCTTGGTTTCTTATTGCTGAGACATAAAACTGCCTCTTTTCTGTACCTTTGAAGtttgtcatttttcttttttgcattagGGACAATCAGAAAAGAAATGTGAAAATAATAATTATCTGGTCTTTTGTATATGATGTTAAAGAAGATCTGTCTAGACACTTACTAATATCCTAGTATTTGAAGGTCTCAGTTGGTGCTGTGCTTGTTTTTATTATTTCCTTGTAGGATAATAGATTGCTTATATTGATGGAAAATTCTATTCAATGAACCCTATTTCTACACCTGTGGTTTGTTATTATTACTACACCCTTTAGTCCCTCTTGTAGGACTTATCAGGAACCAACCCTGGGTGTACAGTTTAGTTCTACAAAAGAAGCCATATTTGAAGATGACTTCACCGGATACTTACTGTCCTCTGGCCACCACCATATTATAGTGCCTTTGAAAAGTATTCATACGCCCTTAAacgtttcacttttttttttattttacacccaCAAAATTTTGTCTTATAGACTAAAGCCAGAGTCTTAAAGATGCTAGGATGCTCATTAAAACAAAACCTTTAGTTGAGAAATATCAGGCTTTATTACAGAGCAATCTTTGTACAAACTTTCTAAAATGACATAATTTGTGCACAGGCTTGAGCATTGGGCCAAGACTTTATGGGTCGGGTCCTCTATTGTCATTCCTCCTTTTGCCTTGCCTccatttctttatttaaattttgcgccCCTGTCGCCATAACCGCTGTTGGCGGTGGGTGCACATTGCTATTGTGACGACGTCTggaataaaatggcactggaatcaGTGCATGCACGTAACGTGATCTCCTGCATCATTTTAATGAAGACACTGTGGGAGACGAACATGAGCTGCGGCTGCACATGCtcagattgaatttgtttttaaatcaGTGCTTTTGCTGCTCAGAGTCATCCccacagtgtcctcagtaaaatAGCACCAGAGATCGCAGTACGTGCCTGCACTGATTCCAGCCCCATTTTATTGAATACAATGTCACAATATCGATGCGCGCACGCCACCAACAGTGATAATGGAGGTGGCACAAAATTTAaataaggaaaaggaggaggaataaTAACAGAGGACCAAACCCACAAAGTCCCGCCCCGATGCTCAAGCTCGTGCACAAATTACGTCAGTTTGGAAACTTTGGACAAAGATTGCTATGCAATAAAGCATCATATTTCTCAACTAACGGCACAAACTTACTGATTgcttccctttaaatgtattgcGATTTTATGATATACCAAcagaaagtagcaagtatttgtgaagtgtaaacaaAATGGTaagtggttttctaaatatttcaaaAATATATATCTTAAAATAGGGGGGGGTCTATATAGGTATCAAATAATATGCCAATAAAAATCACTATATAAAGTGCACGTGCATATCTCAGAAACTGAAAGGGAATCCCAGGGGAGTACCTGTATTAAATAGATGGGCATGAATCAATGAAGAGACTATTTAACAATAGCCCCCAAATTTAAAGGTAACAAAACCCAGGGAAAAAAAGGCATATAAGGTTGATTCATGCCCACCTATTTAATACAGGTACTCCCCTGGGATTCCCTTTCACTTTCTGAGATATACACGTGCACTTTATATAGGGATTTTTATTGGCATATTATTTGATTCCTATATAGACCCCCCCCTTTTTGGCTATTGGCTATGTCCATGAATTGTACATGTTCACTGTCCCTTTGTTATATGTCTGTCTGAATCTCTTTTATTGTAAATTATCATTGATCAAAATTCTAATACATTTGAATAAAAAATGCACTTTGTATGATATACTCCTTGTCCTCCCGTTTTCTATTTATTATGGAGTTATGCATAATCCCTTAGACCTACTTAGTAGGTGGTTCGGGATTTATTTATGATGATTTCTTTGGGAATCCGTTtgttacacatacatatatgtattatgctcaccttaccttccgttccatcgccggcctcctggaacttgcagttcgctggtacagaatgtgtattgggtaaccatcgcgacgagggaggaacttccactgccagagcgctgatgtcaaaggcaggagcgcgctgcctttgagaagcggctgactgcggaagttcctccctcgttgcgatggttgccgatacacatcctgtagcagcgaactacaagaaccatgaggccggcgatggaacagaaggtacacatattatgctcactttaccttccgttccatatgtgtgcgtgcgtgtttgtctctgtttgtgtgtgtttgtgtggactgcaacagcaggttagagcgcggtggatgtaaggaaccggaagtgtgtgcggtgagtattttgctcgttcagcaaagcttgctcgtcaactgagttacaaatttacagcaagctttgctcattaagTGAAATACTCGTTAActaggttactcgttaagcgaggttccactgtatatccaaTATAAGAGGAAATATGAAAAATTGAACATAAGACACTTTATAAAGGCttcaagagaattttttttttttttttaaacaaaatccaCTGTTTCGGCTTAAATAGAGCCTTTTTCAAGGATTAACTCAAAGACCATATTGACTTGGACTGTCACTGGGGCATTTAAACACATTAACGCTGGTTTCACataagcggtattctgccgcactgccagatccggaaCAAGtatagtacagttcaatacagttcacaggcatcgtggcaagctccagtcacatgctgtcacatgctccggtcacatgaccacatgtgaccggagcttaccagtgaactgtattgaactgtactgcacttgtgccagatccagcagtgcggcagaataccgctaatGTGAAACCAGCATAACTTGATTTAAATCAGGGGTGAGGGACTTTTTttatgccgggggccatttggaactttctaccaacctttgggggctGCTAAAAGTTa containing:
- the LOC142311606 gene encoding keratin, type I cytoskeletal 17-like; translation: MSCNWKSGSVRASLGGISSHRANSFTLDLAKGSEHFAIGNLAFAGGNDGLLHGGEKETMQNLNVRLASYLDKVKSLENANAELESKIKEWYIKHQQQMVPEDYSKYFAIIEDLKKRILAESTENARTVLQIDNAKLAAEDFRMKYENEASIHQTVESDICGLRRVLDELNFTKANLVTQLESLKEEIECLKKNHEEEMKALRGQKGDINVEMDAAPGVDLGKLLNDMRTQYEDIAEENRRKAEEWFKEKSAELNREISHRSEMVESHRSQLSELRRTIQELEIELQAQLAMKSSLECSLAETERCYSTQLAQLQGYVGNIEEQLSQVRSDLERQNAEYTILLDIKTRLEMEIETYRRLLEGESWQRKEPVPVKEPNKTRKVTTIVEEVVDGKVVSQKVNATEEKLNM